In Mixophyes fleayi isolate aMixFle1 chromosome 4, aMixFle1.hap1, whole genome shotgun sequence, the following proteins share a genomic window:
- the LOC142151034 gene encoding profilin-1-like, whose amino-acid sequence MSWDDYVVSMIDSSCQDAAIVGTGPTPCVWACHPGGVLGKITPAEVKELTKEDRSSLFINGVTIGGVKCSVIRDSLNSPDSHMMDLRTKSTDGKPTCNVAIYRANTAIIIAMAAEGVYGGTLNTKTHLVGKYLRDQNV is encoded by the exons ATGTCTTGGGACGATTACGTTGTCAGCATGATCGACAGCAGCTGTCAGGACGCAGCCATCGTCGGCACCGGACCCACACCCTGCGTGTGGGCGTGTCACCCGGGGGGCGTCCTGGGCAAGATCACG CCGGCAGAGGTCAAGGAGCTGACTAAGGAAGACCGTAGCTCACTGTTTATAAATGGGGTTACAATCGGCGGTGTGAAGTGCAGTGTGATCAGGGACTCCTTAAACTCGCCAGACTCCCATATGATGGATTTGAGGACAAAGTCTACAGATGGGAAGCCAACATGTAACGTAGCCATATACAGAGCAAACACAG CTATAATCATTGCAATGGCTGCTGAAGGTGTCTACGGGGGAACACTCAATACTAAAACGCACTTGGTGGGGAAGTACCTGAGGGATCAAAACGTCTGA